The Streptomyces kanamyceticus genome window below encodes:
- a CDS encoding N-acetylmuramoyl-L-alanine amidase produces the protein MSYVGPEFDPSPPPRRRFGRRPLTMTVAALVPTCLAGWLVYQATGGSDDGGPDRSLPASSSSSQQGTPSESGSGSSSSSHPEPHKSDKESGKGDGKGGDGKADGKGDDNDSTTKPPARRPASEGPLKGKIVVVDPGHNSGNFRHTAEINRKVDIGTNRKECDTTGTSTNAGYTEAKFTLDVSRRLRTLLEKQGATVEFTQDGDRPWGPCVDERAKIGNKLHADAVVSVHADGSGAGNRGFHVIMPGKVKGGSADTTPIVAPSKELGERIAGTFLRATGSAPSNYVGGGTGLDTRKDLGGLNLSTVPKVFIECGNMRDAKDAALLTSGAWRQKAAQGISDGIAGFLRG, from the coding sequence GTGTCGTACGTAGGTCCGGAATTCGATCCCTCCCCGCCGCCGAGGCGCCGCTTCGGCAGGCGCCCGCTGACCATGACGGTGGCCGCGCTGGTGCCGACGTGCCTGGCGGGCTGGCTGGTCTACCAGGCCACGGGCGGCTCCGACGACGGCGGCCCCGACCGGTCGCTGCCCGCGTCGAGCAGCTCGTCGCAGCAGGGCACGCCATCGGAGTCCGGGTCCGGCTCGTCCTCCTCCTCGCACCCCGAGCCACACAAGTCCGACAAGGAGAGTGGAAAGGGGGACGGAAAGGGTGGTGACGGCAAGGCCGACGGCAAGGGCGACGACAACGATTCGACTACGAAGCCGCCCGCCCGTCGCCCCGCCTCCGAAGGACCGCTCAAGGGCAAGATCGTCGTCGTCGACCCCGGCCACAACTCGGGCAACTTCCGGCACACGGCCGAGATCAACCGCAAGGTCGACATCGGGACGAACCGCAAGGAGTGCGACACCACCGGCACGTCCACCAACGCCGGTTACACCGAGGCCAAGTTCACCCTGGACGTCTCCCGCCGCCTGCGCACCCTCCTGGAGAAGCAGGGCGCCACGGTCGAGTTCACCCAGGACGGCGACCGCCCCTGGGGCCCGTGCGTCGACGAACGCGCGAAGATCGGCAACAAGCTCCACGCGGACGCGGTGGTCTCCGTCCACGCCGACGGCTCGGGCGCCGGGAACCGCGGCTTCCACGTGATCATGCCCGGGAAGGTGAAGGGCGGCTCTGCCGACACCACCCCGATCGTGGCGCCCTCCAAGGAGTTGGGCGAACGCATCGCGGGCACCTTCCTGCGCGCCACGGGCAGCGCCCCCTCCAACTACGTCGGCGGCGGCACGGGACTCGACACCCGCAAGGACCTCGGCGGCCTGAATCTCTCCACCGTCCCCAAGGTGTTCATCGAGTGCGGCAACATGCGGGACGCGAAGGACGCGGCGCTGCTCACGAGCGGCGCGTGGCGGCAGAAGGCGGCGCAGGGGATCTCTGACGGAATCGCGGGATTCCTCCGCGGGTAG
- a CDS encoding class I SAM-dependent methyltransferase, which translates to MAIAPEPEIVAAFEAAKGFMPKGEGLALYAAATEAATLGLPLLEVGTYCGRSTILLADAARRAGVSAITVDHHRGSEEQQPGWEYHDPETVDPEVGRMDTLPTFRRTLHAAGLEDHVIAIVGRSPQVAKAWGGPLGFVFIDGGHTDEHATGDYEGWAPHLADGGLLVIHDVFPDPVDIMTGQAPYRVYLRALESGAFTEVAAVDSLRVLRRTGAGT; encoded by the coding sequence GTGGCCATCGCGCCCGAGCCGGAGATCGTCGCCGCCTTTGAGGCCGCCAAGGGCTTCATGCCCAAGGGCGAAGGGCTCGCGCTCTACGCGGCCGCCACGGAGGCCGCCACGCTCGGGCTGCCCCTCCTCGAAGTCGGCACGTACTGCGGCCGCTCCACGATCCTGCTCGCCGACGCCGCCCGGCGCGCCGGGGTGAGCGCGATCACCGTGGACCACCACCGCGGCAGCGAGGAGCAGCAGCCCGGCTGGGAGTACCACGACCCGGAGACGGTGGACCCCGAGGTCGGCCGGATGGACACGCTGCCCACCTTCCGCCGCACCCTGCACGCGGCGGGCCTCGAAGACCACGTGATCGCGATCGTCGGCCGCTCGCCGCAGGTGGCGAAGGCGTGGGGCGGCCCCCTCGGGTTCGTGTTCATCGACGGCGGCCACACCGACGAGCACGCCACGGGCGACTACGAGGGGTGGGCCCCGCACCTCGCCGACGGCGGCCTCCTCGTCATCCACGACGTCTTCCCCGACCCGGTCGACATCATGACCGGCCAGGCTCCGTACCGCGTCTACCTCAGGGCCCTGGAGTCCGGCGCGTTCACCGAGGTCGCGGCGGTGGACTCGCTGCGCGTGCTGCGCCGAACAGGAGCGGGGACCTGA
- a CDS encoding MFS transporter, whose protein sequence is MSMTATSPRGIRGVVPVLAFSGIVVAVMQTLLVPVIKDLPTLLSTAPSNATWVMTSTLLAGAVSTPIMGRLGDLFGKRRMLLSSLAVMVVGSLICGFTDDLVVMIVGRALQGFAMGAIPLGIGLMRDMLPREKLGSAMALMSSSIGVGGGLALPLAALTAQHADWHALFFGAAGLGVLAMVLTVLFVPESPLRAQGSFDVLGAIGLSAGLVLFLLPITKGSDWGWSSGTTLGLFGASAVVLVLWGVMELRMKAPLVDLRTTARREVLLTNLASIMVGVAFYAISLVLPQLLQLPKATGYGLGQSMVVAGLCVAPLGLTMMFTAPVYARLSAKYGPKTTLILGMLIIAIGYGAGLGLMSAAWQTIVISVVVGAGIGLAYSSLPALIIGAVDPSETGAANGLNTLMRSIGTSVSSAVIGMVLANTANHVGGVDVPTLHGFRVSFLIATGAVAVGLLFALFLPSPRRSTKPQLRASSEEDANLERATEVLAGFHGQVHGADGGPLARAKVTLIDRRGKQAGAALTDSEGRYSLAVPADGSYVLAATASGHAPHASAAAHPGDERAVRVDLALAGVGSPAGSPAGGGSDVPA, encoded by the coding sequence ATGTCGATGACCGCGACCTCACCACGCGGCATACGCGGAGTCGTCCCCGTACTCGCCTTCTCAGGCATCGTCGTCGCGGTCATGCAGACCCTGCTCGTGCCGGTCATCAAGGACCTGCCGACCCTGCTGAGCACCGCGCCCTCGAACGCCACCTGGGTCATGACCTCGACCCTGCTCGCCGGTGCCGTGTCCACCCCGATCATGGGGCGCCTCGGCGACCTCTTCGGCAAGCGCCGGATGCTGCTCAGCAGCCTCGCCGTGATGGTCGTCGGCTCGCTGATCTGCGGATTCACCGACGATCTCGTAGTGATGATCGTCGGTCGCGCGCTGCAGGGCTTCGCGATGGGCGCCATCCCGCTCGGCATCGGCCTGATGCGCGACATGCTGCCGCGCGAGAAGCTCGGCTCCGCGATGGCCCTGATGAGCTCGTCCATCGGCGTCGGCGGCGGTCTCGCGCTGCCGCTCGCCGCCCTGACCGCGCAGCACGCCGACTGGCACGCGCTGTTCTTCGGCGCCGCCGGACTCGGCGTACTCGCCATGGTCCTCACCGTCCTCTTCGTGCCGGAGAGCCCGCTGCGCGCCCAGGGCAGCTTCGACGTGCTCGGCGCGATCGGCCTCTCCGCCGGGCTCGTCCTCTTCCTGCTCCCCATCACCAAGGGCAGCGACTGGGGCTGGAGCTCGGGCACCACGCTCGGCCTGTTCGGCGCCTCGGCCGTCGTGCTCGTCCTGTGGGGCGTGATGGAGCTGCGCATGAAGGCCCCGCTGGTGGACCTGCGCACCACCGCACGGCGCGAGGTGCTGCTCACCAACCTCGCCTCGATCATGGTCGGCGTCGCCTTCTACGCGATCTCGCTGGTCCTGCCGCAGCTCCTCCAGCTGCCGAAGGCCACCGGCTACGGGCTCGGCCAGTCGATGGTCGTCGCGGGCCTGTGCGTGGCCCCGCTCGGCCTGACGATGATGTTCACGGCCCCGGTCTACGCCCGCCTCTCGGCGAAGTACGGCCCGAAGACCACCCTCATCCTCGGCATGCTGATCATCGCCATCGGCTACGGCGCGGGCCTCGGCCTGATGAGCGCCGCCTGGCAGACCATCGTCATCTCGGTGGTCGTCGGCGCGGGCATCGGGCTCGCCTACTCCTCGCTGCCCGCCCTGATCATCGGCGCGGTCGACCCGTCCGAGACCGGCGCGGCCAACGGCCTCAACACCCTGATGCGCTCCATCGGCACGTCCGTGTCCAGCGCCGTCATCGGCATGGTCCTCGCCAACACGGCGAACCACGTCGGCGGCGTCGACGTACCCACCCTGCACGGCTTCCGCGTCTCGTTCCTGATCGCCACGGGCGCGGTCGCGGTCGGCCTGCTCTTCGCCCTCTTCCTCCCCTCGCCGCGCCGCTCGACCAAGCCGCAGCTGCGCGCGAGCAGCGAGGAGGACGCCAACCTGGAGCGCGCCACGGAGGTCCTCGCGGGCTTCCACGGTCAGGTCCACGGCGCGGACGGGGGGCCGCTCGCGCGGGCCAAGGTGACGCTGATCGACCGGCGCGGCAAGCAGGCGGGGGCTGCCCTCACCGATTCCGAGGGCCGCTACTCCCTCGCCGTTCCCGCCGACGGGTCGTACGTCCTCGCGGCCACCGCGTCCGGGCACGCGCCGCATGCGTCTGCGGCGGCGCATCCCGGGGACGAGCGGGCGGTGCGGGTTGACTTGGCGTTGGCTGGGGTGGGATCCCCGGCCGGATCCCCTGCGGGGGGCGGGAGTGATGTGCCTGCCTGA